From Candidatus Eremiobacteraceae bacterium, one genomic window encodes:
- a CDS encoding SCO family protein, with protein sequence MRLFAATWASALALSLALSSTAVATADPTLAPNPFDQPAQLVKAGDPMPATRFLDQRDAPFGFSDLRGDAVAVAFVYTRCRDACPIITRKFGAVHSLLGDGPFRLVEVTIDPRHDTPSVLAAYAHEYGIESPQWRVLTGDAGAVDDFDRSMGIHSIASDPDTILHDERIVLVTPDDTVAEIIEGSSWTAADLAAEMKHVANEHSSLMARVDLALGAALAYCGGALNGRAGIGDLIATIAIIGVGIWLFVWVIRRTTS encoded by the coding sequence ATGCGTCTTTTCGCGGCGACGTGGGCGAGCGCCCTCGCGCTCTCGCTGGCACTAAGCTCGACAGCCGTGGCGACGGCCGATCCGACCCTCGCGCCGAACCCCTTCGACCAACCCGCCCAGCTCGTCAAAGCCGGCGATCCGATGCCCGCGACGCGATTTCTCGACCAGCGCGATGCGCCGTTCGGATTCTCAGACCTCCGCGGCGATGCGGTCGCGGTCGCGTTCGTCTACACGCGCTGCCGCGATGCGTGTCCTATCATAACGCGCAAATTCGGCGCGGTCCATTCGCTGCTCGGCGATGGTCCTTTCCGCCTTGTCGAAGTGACGATCGATCCGCGGCACGACACGCCGTCGGTGCTTGCCGCGTACGCACACGAATATGGGATCGAGTCGCCGCAGTGGCGCGTGCTCACCGGTGACGCAGGTGCGGTCGACGATTTCGATCGGAGCATGGGCATACATTCGATCGCATCCGATCCCGACACGATCCTGCACGACGAACGCATCGTGCTCGTGACGCCCGACGACACCGTTGCGGAGATCATCGAAGGATCGTCGTGGACGGCCGCGGATCTCGCGGCCGAAATGAAGCACGTCGCCAACGAACACTCGTCGCTCATGGCGCGTGTCGATCTTGCGCTCGGAGCCGCGCTCGCGTATTGCGGAGGCGCGCTCAACGGGCGCGCCGGCATCGGCGATCTCATCGCGACCATCGCGATCATCGGCGTCGGAATCTGGCTGTTCGTCTGGGTCATCCGCCGGACGACGTCATAA